Proteins co-encoded in one Odontesthes bonariensis isolate fOdoBon6 chromosome 24, fOdoBon6.hap1, whole genome shotgun sequence genomic window:
- the LOC142375177 gene encoding gap junction Cx32.2 protein-like, giving the protein MSRLLKAVTMGEWSFLSDLLDKVQSHSTVFGKVWMSVLFLFRIFILAAGVDKIWGDELANMNCNTKSVGCTNFCYDRSFPLSHTRFWVLQILTVSTPTLIYLGHVLLVIRKENKMRRRLHQKMSKTGMNKVPRYSDESGKVQLKGVLLVSYLIQLVFKIMLEVSFIVGQYYLYGFILMPAKISCHTYPCRTPVDCFISRPTEKTIFIVFMLAMAVLSVFLNIVEMFHLMLSKMKEKKKRRSSRSIPHEVSCPNQKPGGVTFC; this is encoded by the coding sequence ATGTCTCGTCTCTTGAAGGCTGTCACCATGGGAGAGTGGTCCTTTCTCTCTGATCTGTTGGACAAGGTGCAGTCTCACTCCACTGTGTTTGGGAAGGTATGGATGAGCGTACTTTTCCTCTTCAGGATTTTTATCCTGGCTGCTGGTGTCGATAAAATATGGGGAGATGAACTGGCAAATATGAACTGTAACACCAAAAGTGTGGGATGCACAAACTTCTGCTACGATCGATCTTTCCCTCTGTCCCACACACGCTTCTGGGTCCTGCAGATCCTCACCGTCTCCACACCAACACTCATCTATCTGGGCCACGTCCTGCTGGTGATACGCAAAGAAAATAAGATGAGAAGACGCCTCCATCAGAAAATGAGCAAgactgggatgaataaagttcCCAGGTACTCAGATGAAAGTGGCAAAGTGCAGCTCAAGGGTGTCCTACTGGTCAGCTATTTGATTCAGCTGGTGTTCAAGATAATGCTTGAAGTGTCTTTCATTGTCGGCCAGTACTACCTGTACGGCTTCATACTCATGCCCGCTAAGATTTCATGTCACACCTACCCTTGTCGAACACCAGTAGACTGCTTCATTAGTCGCCCCACAGAGAAAACCATCTTTATTGTCTTTATGTTGGCAATGGCTGTCCTCTCTGTGTTTCTCAACATTGTGGAGATGTTCCATCTGATGCTCTCAAAgatgaaggagaagaagaagaggagaagcaGCCGCTCAATTCCACACGAGGTCAGCTGTCCAAACCAAAAACCTGGGGGTGTTACATTTTGTTGA
- the mcm9 gene encoding DNA helicase MCM9 — translation MLISPEQKALIGRVFETYLTEHHHDDILLLIADTNEETHHPVVVNAMTLFEANMEVGDFFNAYPNDVLAIFDEVLQKKAMELSDDASSKHEGEQRSRPRMRQILHSRVTGLPVCPELTRHTIPRSRDVGHFLSVTGTIIRTSVAKVLEYERDYMCTKCKHVFTAHADFDQFYTFVPPVSCTSPVGCNSYKFSCLSDGSEPAACRDYQEIKIQEQVQRLSVGSIPRSLVVVLEDDLVDSCKSGDDITVYGVMCLRWKPFYDGTRCDVELVLKANNIEVNNQHAVAALLVKDVQKEFEDFWNSYRHDPIAGRNQILLSLCPQVFGMYVIKLAVAMVLAGGVQRIDSSGTKIRGECHMLLVGDPGTGKSQFLKYAAKIVSRSVLTAGIGSTSAGLTVAAVKDGGDWHLEAGALVLSDGGLCCIDEFNSIKEHDRISIHEAMEQQSISVAKAGIVCKLNTRTTILAATNPKGQYDSNEPLSVNVALASPLLSRFDLVLVLLDTRNAEWDRIISSFILEDRGLPAESSGLWSMEKMKAYFSVIKQLQPHVTEQANCILSRYYQLQRQSDGRNAARTTIRMLESLSRLAEAHARLMYRETVTVEDAVIAVSVMECSMQGGALLGNVNALLTSFPADPVQQYQTQCQIVLEGLNLPLLLQNEMDRLDGLRGSTSEASDPPAADHQHQLSSTNSDKTQSSNIAVDSGLDGFHTSSPSLSLHDVNLSIITSTQDTLNRTVNSGWSGMPTVRKQPSCQIDEDVLSNASSMLNHDVIPHPLEIITFGTEEGKQADKNESINQRLPKTQEEIQQSERRKDASHPPLFGCGVQRFSKNLTDKRVQQLVLKQQQQQQGDEETGGGHAERRVCVDAARKIMNDARDAVSDTHPSSTLSLDSHLPSYIPVQDNRSTNTDSGLEKEEPKGLTGLKNISAVLSAKMEAKAETHSVLHARLSGFIFKPRKMRPVHSHNITADSEEQRNTGINSQKTVGHDDSASPLPNARKRKWMQNTDDSLPEVVGGGKEVDFVSDVGKNGAKASMSAASKRLYNVYFFRKDEGAHSDTEGEKNTGTGNLCQQRSTVNTSDEKVDPCTGSPTFSPTSSISNPQGLESGQIKTAVASSAATKLSRFSFTCTNQPTTTAPTEVAKSPSKRDAIGSLRANSKIKEALNSSKGKGGKTIACAVTKPPAGEDQGPGSPTRPKQADPPHVPEVNSGPDNYAVRLKKRRCFRLSPPPNSDASRTLLSAPSLFRSTEVCNDVLDTDWDQEILKPAKV, via the exons ATGTTGATCAGCCCAGAACAGAAGGCTCTAATTGGCCGAGTGTTTGAAACCTATCTGACGGAACATCATCACGATGACATTCTCCTGCTCATTGCAGATACAAATGAGGAGACGCATCACCCTGTCGTGGTTAATGCCATGACATTGTTTGAAGCCAATATGGAG GTTGGGGACTTCTTCAACGCCTATCCAAATGATGTATTGGCTATTTTTGATGAAGtgttacaaaaaaaagctaTGGAGTTATCGGATGATGCTTCTTCCAAACATGAAGGAGAACAAAGGTCAAGACCGAGGATGAGGCAAATCCTTCATTCCCGCGTTACAG GGTTACCAGTGTGTCCAGAACTGACCAGGCATACTATTCCCAGGTCCAGAGATGTGGGACACTTTTTGTCTGTGACTGGTACTATCATACGTACCAGTGTTGCCAAG GTTCTGGAGTATGAGCGTGATTACATGTGCACAAAGTGTAAACATGTTTTTACCGCACATGCAGATTTTGACCAGTTCTATACCTTTGTCCCACCGGTTAGCTGCACCAGTCCTGTTGGTTGTAACTCATACAAATTCAGTTGTCTCTCTGATGGATCTGAGCCTGCTGCCTGCAGGGACTACCAGGAGATAAAGATACAAGAGCAA GTGCAGAGGCTGTCAGTGGGAAGTATTCCCCGTTCTTTAGTGGTAGTTCTGGAGGATGACCTGGTTGACAGCTGTAAATCTG GGGACGACATAACTGTTTATGGCGTGATGTGTCTCCGCTGGAAGCCCTTTTATGATGGCACTCGCTGTGACGTGGAGCTGGTTCTTAAAGCTAATAACATAGAAGTAAACAACCAGCACGCTGTTGCTGCTCTGCTTGTGAAGGATGTTCAGAAAGAATTTGAAGATTTCTGGAACAGCTACAGACATGATCCTATAGCTG GTAGGAACCAGATCTTGTTGAGCTTATGCCCGCAAGTTTTTGGCATGTATGTGATTAAACTGGCTGTGGCAATGGTGTTGGCCGGTGGGGTGCAGAGAATAGATTCTTCTGGGACCAAGATCAGGG GAGAGTGTCACATGTTGCTCGTTGGTGATCCTGGTACAGGCAAGTCTCAGTTCCTGAAATATGCAGCAAAGATTGTATCCCGATCTGTGCTTACAGCTGGAATTGGATCAACAAGTGCAG GGTTGACAGTTGCTGCAGTGAAGGATGGAGGTGACTGGCATCTCGAGGCTGGAGCCCTGGTTCTGTCAGATGGTGGTTTATGCTGCATTGATGAATTCAACAGCATCAAGGAACATGACCGCATTAGCATTCATGAAGCTATGGAACAGCAGTCCATTAGCGTGGCCAAAGCTGG TATAGTTTGTAAGCTGAACACAAGGACTACCATCTTGGCAGCTACCAACCCAAAAGGCCAGTATGACTCCAACGAGCCTCTTTCTGTGAATGTAGCTCTGGCCAGCCCTTTGCTAAGTCGTTTTGACCTTGTCCTAGTTCTGCTTGACACCAGAAATGCTGAGTGGGACCGCATCATCTCTTCTTTTATTCTGGAAGACAGAG GGCTACCAGCTGAGTCCTCTGGCCTGTGGTCCATGGAGAAAATGAAGGCTTATTTCAGTGTGATTAAGCAATTACAACCACATGTTACTGAGCAAGCCAACTGCATCTTGAGTCGTTACTACCAGCTGCAGCGACAGAGTGATGGTCGCAATGCTGCCCGCACAACTATCCGCATGCTAGAGAGTCTGAGCAGACTGGCTGAAG CTCATGCCAGGCTCATGTACAGAGAGACTGTAACCGTAGAGGATGCTGTCATTGCTGTCTCTGTTATGGAGTGCTCGATGCAG GGCGGCGCTCTGCTGGGAAACGTAAATGCACTGCTCACCTCATTCCCTGCTGACCCTGTTCAGCAGTATCAAACTCAGTGTCAGATAGTGCTGGAAGGACTGAACCTGCCACTGCTGCTTCAGAATGAGATGGACAGACTGGACGG GCTGAGGGGCAGCACCTCAGAGGCCTCTGATCCTCCAGCTGCTGATCACCAGCATCAACTCAGCAGCACCAACTCTGACAAAACCCAAAGCAGCAACATTGCAGTGGATAGTGGTTTGGACGGGTTCCATACCAGCAGTCCCTCACTGTCACTACATGATGTGAATTTATCCATAATTACATCGACTCAAGACACCCTAAATAGGACTGTAAACTCTGGTTGGTCAGGTATGCCAACAGTAAGGAAACAGCCAAGTTGTCAGATTGATGAGGATGTTCTGAGTAATGCTAGCTCAATGTTAAATCATGATGTGATTCCACATCCTCTGGAAATCATTACCTTTGGTACAGAAGAGGGAAAACAAGCTGATAAAAATGAAAGCATTAATCAGAGGCTTCCTAAAACCCAAGAGGAGATCCAACAGTCTGAGAGACGGAAAGATGCAAGCCATCCACCGCTGTTTGGATGTGGCGTTCAGAGGTTCTCTAAGAATCTGACGGACAAAagggtccagcagctggtgctgaaacaacagcagcagcagcagggtgaTGAAGAGACCGGAGGAGGACATGCAGAAAGGAGGGTTTGTGTAGATGCTGCACGTAAGATTATGAATGATGCCCGGGATGCAGTTTCAGATACCCATCCAAGCAGCACACTGTCATTAGACAGCCACCTCCCTTCATACATCCCAGTTCAGGATAACCGCTCCACCAATACAGACAGTGGACTGGAGAAAGAAGAGCCGAAGGGCCTGACTGGGCTGAAGAACATCAGTGCTGTGCTAAGTGCAAAGATGGAAGCTAAAGCTGAAACGCACTCAGTCCTGCATGCAAGGTTGTCTGGTTTTATCTTCAAACCAAGGAAAATGAGACCTGTCCacagccacaacattactgcCGACTCAGAAGAGCAAAGGAACACAGGAATAAATTCACAGAAAACAGTTGGTCACGATGACTCTGCCAGCCCACTTCCAAACGCAAGAAAGAGAAAATGGATGCAAAACACAGATGACTCTCTTCCAGAGGTTGTTGGTGGAGGAAAAGAGGTGGATTTTGTCAGCGACGTGGGAAAGAATGGAGCTAAAGCCAGTATGTCTGCTGCATCAAAAAGGCTGTACAATGTTTATTTCTTTAGAAAGGACGAAGGGGCACATAGTGATACTGAGGGGGAGAAAAATACAGGGACAGGAAATCTATGTCAGCAAAGATCCACAGTTAACACAAGTGATGAGAAAGTAGATCCCTGTACTGGCAGCCCCACGTTCAGTCCAACCTCTTCCATCAGTAATCCACAAGGTTTGGAATCAGGCCAAATCAAGACCGCCGTGGCCTCCTCTGCTGCCACCAAACTGTCAAGATTCTCATTCACCTGCACAAATCAACCCACAACAACAGCTCCGACTGAAGTGGCAAAAAGTCCATCTAAAAGAGACGCCATTGGAAGTTTGAGAGCTAATTCAAAAATCAAGGAAGCTCTAAATTCCTCCAAAGGAAAGGGGGGTAAAACTATAGCCTGCGCAGTTACAAAGCCCCCTGCAGGAGAGGACCAAGGGCCAGGGTCCCCAACCAGACCAAAGCAGGCGGACCCTCCTCATGTGCCAGAGGTGAACAGTGGTCCGGATAACTATGCTGTGAGACTGAAGAAGAGGAGGTGTTTCCGTTTAAGCCCCCCACCAAACAGTGATGCTTCCAGGACTCTCCTCTCAGCACCGTCTCTGTTCCGTTCTACTGAGGTGTGTAATGATGTTCTTGACACCGACTGGGACCAAGAGATTTTAAAGCCAGCCAAAGTCTGA